ACCGATCCTCTCGCACGTCTCCCGCCACTACGCGCGGACCTACCTCGAACTGGAGTCGGGTGCCCGCGCGGCCGACGACTGCCTCGAAGCGCTGGGCCACGTCGACGGCTGCGAGGACTGCCTGTGGCGGTCGCCGACCCGCGGTCGGATCGCCGACCCGGTCGACGCCTGTCCGGAGTGCGGGAGCGACCGCGTCCTCACCGCCGGGCCGATCTGGCTCGGTCCCGTCGCGGACCCCGACTTCGCGCGCGCCGTCCGGCGCGAGGTGACCGACGACATGGGCGAGGCGAAGCGGGCGCGGAAGCTGCTCGGCACCGTCGCGCGCGAGATCGACACGCCGACCCACTACGACCAGCACCGCCTGTACAAGCAGTGGGGCGAGCCGGCCATCGGCATGGACGAGTTCGTCGAGCGCCTGCGCGCCGCCGGTCACGAGGCGAGCCGCGCGCACTACCGCGGGACGGCGGTCAAGAGCACCGCGTCGATCCCGGAGATGCGCGAGGCGGTCCTCGGAACGGACGCGGACTGACCGCCCGGCCGACCGTCGCGAGGACCCCGCGCCGCCGCGGACCGACCGGTCTCCGCCCCGCCCGCCACCCGCCCGCTTTTGTCGCGGTCGGTCGAAGGGCGGGGCGTGTCCCGACACTCGCGCACCGCGTTCGGCACGGTTCGGCGCGTCGCCGACCTCGCGATCGACCGACAGGTGACGTTCCTCGCGGCCGCGATCGCCTACTACGCGTTCGTCTCGCTCGTCCCCGCGCTCCTGTTGCTCGTCGTCGTCGCCACCGCCGTCTTCGGCGAGACCATCGCCGCGGAGCTGGTCGCGTCGACGGGCGAGTTCCTCACCCCGGCGGGCGAGGAGGCGGTCGTCGGGGCCGTCTCCTCGGCCGGCGGCCGGACCGGCGCGAGCCTGCTCGGACTCGGGGTGCTGCTGTGGTCGACCCTGAAGGTGTTCCGCGGACTCGACACGGCGTTCGTCTCCCTGTACGGCGGCGACGGGACCCCGGGGTTCCTCAAACAGGTCGCTGACGCCGCCTCGGTCGTCGTCGCGGTCGGCGTCGGCATCGGCGTGATGGTCGTCGTCGGCGCGTTCGTCGCGGCCGCGGACGCGGTCCCGCTGGTCGAGGCGGCGAGCGTCCTCGCGCTGCCGGCGTTCCTCGCCGTCGTCTTCCTCCCGATGTACTACCTCCTCCCGCAGCCGACCCTCTCCGTCCGCGAGGCGCTGCCGGGCGCGGCGTTCGCGGCGGTCTGCTGGACGCTGCTTCAGGCCGGGTTTCAGGTGTACGCCGCGAGCGCCGCGCAGTATCAGGTGTACGGCGTCATCGGCGGGATCCTACTGCTAGTCACGTGGCTGTACCTCGCGGCCATCGTCGTCGTGCTCGGCGGCGTGGTCAACGTGGTGCTCGCGGGGCGGGCGACCCCCGACGATCCCGGCGGAACCGGGCCCGCCGGTGCCGCCGGGAGCGCGGACGACGCCGCGGACCGGCAGTTACAACAGGACCGCGGCCGACCCACGGGTATGAACGGCGAGTCGGACGCCTCCGGGGACGACGACGAACGGCCGCGCGGCGCGCCGGACGTCGCCGCCCTCGAAGCGGAGGTCCGAGAGCTGCGGTCGCAGCTCGACGAGTTCGAGGACGACGTGGAACGACGCACGGTCGACAAACCCGAAGTCGAGTCGGAACTGAAGCGGTACGTCCGGTCCCGAATGCGCCGCGGACACGCCCGGGGCTGGGGTCCGTACCTCGTCCTGCTGTACGGCACGGTGCTGACGCTCGCGGCGCTGACGTCGCTGCAGGGGATCTACGCGGTCGGTGCCATCGTCGTCCTCGGGCTGTCGACGCTCGGCCTGTACACGATATTCGTCGTCGTCGGAATCGGGTTGAACCTGCTCGAAACGCCGGGCAAGGCGCTCGATTACGCCCGCGGCCGCGGCGATGACTGAGCCCCGCGACGCCCGGCGCGACGGGACCGGGGTGGCTCCCCGGTGACCGGACTGGTCGCCGCGGAGCGCGGACTCGGCGAGACCGCGATCGTCGACGCCCTCCCGGAGGTCGTCGTCGTGGCCTTCGCGGCCGTCACGCACCTCGCGGACCCGTGGTTCCTCTTCGCGCTGCTCGCGGTCGGCTACTGGTTTGCGAGCGACGGGACCGCGGGGTCACCGCGCCGCGCCGGAGCCACCGCCATCGCGGCCGTTACCTGCGCGTACGCCGCGACGGCGCTCGGCAAGGCGTGGTTCGCGGTCCCCCGTCCCCCGGGCGCGATGGGGCCGGCGGACGTGCCCACGTGGCTCCCCGCGCTCCTCTCGGGATGGTACGAGGCGCAGGTGCTCTCCGACGGGTTCGGCTTCCCGAGCGGCCACGCCACCGGCGGCGCGGCGGCGTACCTCGCCATCGCGCTGCTGTACGACCGGCTCTGGACGCCGAAAACTCGGTACGTCGCGGCCGCCGGCGTCGCCCTCGCGGTCGCGGCCTCGCGCGTCGTCATCGAGGTCCACTACCTCGTCGACGTGCTCGCGGGACTGGCCGTCGGGAGCGGCGTCGTCCTCGGGGCCCTGTGGCTCGCCGGCGACCCGCGGGTCCGCCGGTCGGCGGCCGCGACCTCGCCGGCCGGTCCGACCGCCGACCTGGACCCCGCGCCCGCGTTCCTGACGGCCGCCGGGCTCTCGCTCGTCGCCGCCGGCGTCGCCCTCACGGGCGGACACACCGGCGAGGTCGTCGAGGCCGGAATCGGAATCGCCACCGGGTTCGGCGGTGCGATCGGGTGGCGGCTCGTCGCCGGCGACGAGCCGCCGCTGTCGATTCGGGTCGCCGTCCCCGCGCTGGCGGTCACCGGCGCGCTGTGGGTCGGCGCGTACGCGCTCGCGGACTCGCTGCCCGTCACGCTGGTCGCGACGACCGTCGCCGTGGTCGCGGTCGTCGCGCTGCCCGCACTCCCGGAATACGCGGGACGGCCGACCTGAGTGCTCCTCGTCGACGGTCCACTCGACGGCTGAAAAAAGCGAAAACGAAACGCGACTGCGGCGGCGACGCCGCGAGGGGGAACCCGCCTCAGAACGTCTCCAGGTAGCGGTCCTCCTCCCACTGCGACACCTGGGTGAGGTACTCGCTGAACTCCTGGGACTTCGCCTCGGCGAACTTCTCGGAGGTGTGCGGGCCGAGCGCCTCCTGAAGCACCTCGTCGGCCTCCAGCTCCTCGACGGCGGCACCGAGGTTCGGCGGCAGCGTCTCGATGCCGTACTCCTCGCGCTTCTCGTCGTCGAACTCGTAGATGTCCTCGCGGACCGGGTCGCCGGGGTCGGCACCGGTCTTGATCCCGTCGAGCCCGGCGGCGATGAGCGACGCCATGCCGAGGTAGGGGTTACAGGACGGGTCGGGGCTGCGGACCTCGAAGCGGGCGGAGACGCCCGCGGCGTCCGGGACGCGGACGAGCGCCGAGCGGTTCGTGTCGGACCACGCGACGTAGATCGGTGCCTCGTAGCCGGGCACCAGCCGCTTGTAGGAGTTCACGGTCGGGTTGGTGACGGCCGTGAACGCGGGCGCGTGCTCTAAGATGCCGCCCATGAACTGGTAGGCGGTCTCGCTCAGGTTGAACTCGTCGTCGTCGTCGGAGAACGCGTTGCCGTCCTCGTCGAACAGCGAGATGTGGCTGTGCATGCCCGAGCCGTTGATGTCGGCGATCGGCTTGGGCATGAACGTCGCGTGCAGGTCGTGCTGCTCGGCGACCGCGCGGACGACGGCGCGGAACGTCGCGATGTTGTCCGCGGTCGTGAGCGCGTCGTCGTACTTGAAGTTGATCTCGTGTTGGCCCTCGGCGACCTCGTGGTGGGAGGCCTCGATCTCGAAGCCCATCTTCTCCAGCGTGAAGATGATCTCCTTACGCACGTCGGACGCGAGGTCCTTCGGGGCGAGATCGAAGTAGCCGCCGTTGTCGTGGGGGATCGTCGTCGCGTTGCCGTCGTCGTCCTTCTCGAACAGGAAGAACTCCGGCTCGGGACCGATGGAGACGGAGTAGCCCATCTCCTCGGCCTCTTCGAGGACGCTCTTGAGCACCTGCCGCGGACCGCCGGCGAACGGCTCGCCGTCGGTGTCGACGATGTCGCAGATGAGCCGCGCGGCCCCGCTGTCGCCGTTCCCGTCGCTGCGCCACGGGAGCACCGCGAACGTGTCGGGGTCGGGTACGAGCCGCATGTCCGACTCCTGAATGCGCACGAACCCCTCGATCGAGGAGCCGTCGAAGTAGATGCCCTCGGTGAACGCCTTCTCCGCCTGGTGGGCGGGGACGGAGACGTTCTTCACGACGCCGAGGATGTCGGTGAACTGGAGCCGCAGGAAATCGATGTTCTGCTCTTCGATCTCGTCGAGTACTGCCTGTTCCTCGGCCGTGAGGCCGCCGTCCGGTTTCGCGTGTTCGTCCGTCATGTTCTGGACGTTTGATTCGTTATCTGCCAGTATAAAGGCCTTATCGCTTGGCGCATGAACCGCCGGGTGGGGAAATGTGCTGGACGTTCGTAAAATTCTAAACCCCCGGAAGCGTGATCGGTTGTGATGACGTACGAAAACCTCGACGCGATGCTCATCAACTCCCTGCTCAGTAACGGCCGCGCGAGCCTTCGGAGCCTCGGGGACGAACTGGACGTCTCGGTGACGACGGTGTCGAACCACCTCCGCGACCTCGAAGAGGAAGGGGTCATTCAGGGATACACGCCCGTCGTCGACTACGACAAGCTCGGCTACGACGTGACGGCCGTCCTCCAGCTCAAGGTCGAGGGGAGCGCGCTGCCGGACGTCACCGAGAAACTGCGGCAGGAGAAACAGATGGTGAGCGTCTACGAGGTCACCGGCGACTACGACGTGATCGCGATCGGGAAGTTCACCGACACGGACGGGATGAACGACCAGATCAAGTCGATCCTCACGGACGCGGACATCCGCGAGTCGAACACGAGCGTCGTCCTGAACGCGGTCACCGAGAACGCGCAGTTCGACCTCGACGTCGACGAGGAGTGACTCGGCCGACGGTCTAGCCCGTTACTCCCGCTTCGCGGCCGCCTCCAGCGCCTCCACCGCCGGGAGCGGCTCGCCCGTCAGCGCGCGGATGTACGCCCCGCCGGCGATGGAGACGTGCGAGAACTCGTCCTCGCTCATGCCGTACATCTCGATGGCCCGGGAGGTGTCGCCGCCGCCGACGACCGAGAAGCAGTCGGTCTCGGCGATGGCTTCGAGGACGCCGACCGTCCCGTCCGCGAACCGCTCGTCCTCGAAGACGCCGAGCGCGCCCTTCACGAAGACGGCGTCGGACTCGCGGATCGCCGGCTCGTAGTCGGCGACGGTCTCCGGGCCGACGTCGAGGTACCCCTCGGTCTTCTCGTCGATGTCGTCGACGGCGACCTCCGCGCGGTCGCCGTCGGGGCCCTCGTACGCGAGGTCGCTCGCCAGCCGGATCGCGTCGCCGCGCTCGTCGAGCACCGACTCGATCAGTTCGCGGTTCCGTTCCCACTGCTCGTCGAACAGGTCCATCTCCCCCACGTCGTGACCGACGGGGTGGCCCGCGGCGCGCAGGAACAGTTCGCCCGCGACGCCGCCGAGCAGGAAGCGGTCCACC
This genomic stretch from Halorubrum hochsteinianum harbors:
- the glnA gene encoding type I glutamate--ammonia ligase, with product MTDEHAKPDGGLTAEEQAVLDEIEEQNIDFLRLQFTDILGVVKNVSVPAHQAEKAFTEGIYFDGSSIEGFVRIQESDMRLVPDPDTFAVLPWRSDGNGDSGAARLICDIVDTDGEPFAGGPRQVLKSVLEEAEEMGYSVSIGPEPEFFLFEKDDDGNATTIPHDNGGYFDLAPKDLASDVRKEIIFTLEKMGFEIEASHHEVAEGQHEINFKYDDALTTADNIATFRAVVRAVAEQHDLHATFMPKPIADINGSGMHSHISLFDEDGNAFSDDDDEFNLSETAYQFMGGILEHAPAFTAVTNPTVNSYKRLVPGYEAPIYVAWSDTNRSALVRVPDAAGVSARFEVRSPDPSCNPYLGMASLIAAGLDGIKTGADPGDPVREDIYEFDDEKREEYGIETLPPNLGAAVEELEADEVLQEALGPHTSEKFAEAKSQEFSEYLTQVSQWEEDRYLETF
- a CDS encoding YihY/virulence factor BrkB family protein, producing the protein MSRHSRTAFGTVRRVADLAIDRQVTFLAAAIAYYAFVSLVPALLLLVVVATAVFGETIAAELVASTGEFLTPAGEEAVVGAVSSAGGRTGASLLGLGVLLWSTLKVFRGLDTAFVSLYGGDGTPGFLKQVADAASVVVAVGVGIGVMVVVGAFVAAADAVPLVEAASVLALPAFLAVVFLPMYYLLPQPTLSVREALPGAAFAAVCWTLLQAGFQVYAASAAQYQVYGVIGGILLLVTWLYLAAIVVVLGGVVNVVLAGRATPDDPGGTGPAGAAGSADDAADRQLQQDRGRPTGMNGESDASGDDDERPRGAPDVAALEAEVRELRSQLDEFEDDVERRTVDKPEVESELKRYVRSRMRRGHARGWGPYLVLLYGTVLTLAALTSLQGIYAVGAIVVLGLSTLGLYTIFVVVGIGLNLLETPGKALDYARGRGDD
- a CDS encoding phosphatase PAP2 family protein translates to MTGLVAAERGLGETAIVDALPEVVVVAFAAVTHLADPWFLFALLAVGYWFASDGTAGSPRRAGATAIAAVTCAYAATALGKAWFAVPRPPGAMGPADVPTWLPALLSGWYEAQVLSDGFGFPSGHATGGAAAYLAIALLYDRLWTPKTRYVAAAGVALAVAASRVVIEVHYLVDVLAGLAVGSGVVLGALWLAGDPRVRRSAAATSPAGPTADLDPAPAFLTAAGLSLVAAGVALTGGHTGEVVEAGIGIATGFGGAIGWRLVAGDEPPLSIRVAVPALAVTGALWVGAYALADSLPVTLVATTVAVVAVVALPALPEYAGRPT
- the lrp gene encoding HTH-type transcriptional regulator Lrp, whose protein sequence is MTYENLDAMLINSLLSNGRASLRSLGDELDVSVTTVSNHLRDLEEEGVIQGYTPVVDYDKLGYDVTAVLQLKVEGSALPDVTEKLRQEKQMVSVYEVTGDYDVIAIGKFTDTDGMNDQIKSILTDADIRESNTSVVLNAVTENAQFDLDVDEE